A genomic segment from Triticum dicoccoides isolate Atlit2015 ecotype Zavitan chromosome 1A, WEW_v2.0, whole genome shotgun sequence encodes:
- the LOC119283563 gene encoding protein G1-like7, with product MDSPGTAGPPSSSAAGDAQQPVALAVAPPQPQPMPPPPQQLSRYESQKRRDWNTFLQYLRNHRPPLTLARCSGAHVIEFLKYLDQFGKTKVHASGCAHYGQPSPPAPCPCPLRQAWGSLDALIGRLRAAYEESGHAPESNPFAARAVRIYLREVRDGQAKARGIPYEKKKRKRTPALPAGAAGEGASSSSVAAAVPGRGEGGEQSGSGTTAASPLPSPTGAQAEGSSVAAAPSTSRV from the coding sequence ATGGACTCCCCGGGCACCGCCGGCCCTCCGTCCTCCTCCGCCGCGGGCGACGCGCAGCAGCCGGTGGCGCTGGCGGTGGCGCCCCCGCAGCCGCAGCCGATGCccccgccgccgcagcagctgaGCAGGTACGAGTCGCAGAAGCGGCGGGACTGGAACACGTTCCTGCAGTACCTGCGCAACCACCGCCCCCCGCTGACGCTGGCGCGCTGCAGCGGCGCGCACGTCATCGAGTTCCTCAAGTACCTCGACCAGTTCGGCAAGACCAAGGTGCACGCGTCCGGCTGCGCGCACTACGGCCAGCCCAGCCCGCCCGCGCCCTGCCCCTGCCCGCTCCGCCAGGCCTGGGGCTCCCTCGACGCGCTCATCGGCCGCCTCCGCGCCGCCTACGAGGAGAGCGGCCACGCGCCCGAGTCCAACCCCTTCGCCGCGCGCGCCGTGCGGATCTACCTCCGCGAGGTCCGCGACGGCCAGGCCAAGGCCAGGGGCATACCCTACGAGAAGAAGAAGCGCAAGCGCACGCCCGCGCTCCCTGCCGGCGCTGCCGGGGAGGGGGCGAGCTCGTCGTCGGTCGCCGCGGCTGTCCCGGGCCGCGGCGAAGGAGGAGAGCAAAGTGGCAGCGGCACCACGGCGGCTTCACCACTGCCGTCACCCACCGGCGCCCAGGCTGAAGGGAGTAGCGTCGCTGCTGCTCCAAGCACCTCCCGAGTATAG